A DNA window from Campylobacter anatolicus contains the following coding sequences:
- the fdhD gene encoding formate dehydrogenase accessory sulfurtransferase FdhD, giving the protein MQPTFTTQITKFKANESFVKDDILVREIKFDIIVNGNKLGSMMATPTDLKALAIGYILSENIISSFNDIKKIDLANDELSVEIEADVNLKSLQRLNFESVIISGCGRSSTANIDPDVLSAKFIKNDIKFKCSEVLHQMSEFYTQCELYEQTGCVHTAKIYTDGKFFIGEDIAQHNTIDKAIGKAVMSDINLSQTLLMVSGRLSSEMVVKAVMNSIPVLVSRTAPTSLGVLIARKFGLTLCGFARGENLNVYSGEQRIYG; this is encoded by the coding sequence TTGCAACCCACCTTTACAACTCAAATCACAAAATTTAAAGCTAACGAAAGTTTTGTAAAAGACGATATCTTAGTGCGTGAGATCAAATTTGATATTATCGTAAATGGCAATAAGCTCGGCTCTATGATGGCGACGCCAACAGACTTAAAGGCACTTGCGATAGGCTATATATTAAGTGAAAACATAATATCAAGTTTTAACGATATCAAAAAAATAGACTTAGCCAACGATGAGTTAAGTGTCGAGATAGAGGCCGATGTAAATTTAAAAAGTCTGCAAAGACTAAATTTTGAGAGTGTTATCATAAGTGGTTGTGGGCGAAGCTCTACAGCAAATATCGATCCAGACGTATTGAGTGCAAAATTTATAAAAAATGATATTAAATTTAAATGTAGCGAAGTGTTACATCAGATGAGTGAGTTTTACACTCAGTGCGAACTATATGAGCAAACAGGCTGCGTTCATACTGCTAAAATTTATACAGATGGAAAATTTTTCATTGGCGAAGATATAGCTCAACATAACACGATAGACAAAGCGATCGGTAAAGCGGTGATGAGCGATATAAATTTGTCTCAAACACTTTTAATGGTAAGTGGACGACTTAGCTCAGAAATGGTCGTAAAAGCTGTGATGAACTCTATACCTGTGCTAGTCTCACGTACAGCTCCAACTAGCCTTGGGGTACTTATAGCACGTAAATTTGGACTTACACTTTGTGGCTTTGCACGTGGAGAAAATTTAAATGTCTATAGCGGAGAACAACGAATTTATGGCTGA
- a CDS encoding formate dehydrogenase subunit gamma, with protein MRLLLAFITCALSVFALDLPDGTNQYGSNVWAAGRIENIKPYEDGLGPIFTFIQGNDYFAYGVAVIILAVIGAFVLHFLIVGPKHFSHDGKKIYAFNIVERISHGLAAISWIVLVPTGIIMMWGSTFGGGTFVRLMKDMHGIATIIFVISITPMILFWTKRMLPVVYDIRWMFIVGGYLSKKKRAIPAGKFNAGQKAWYWVAIPGGLVMIATGAAMYFLDFQAVPVATWLGISQIEVLRWSVIIHNILGIVCAVFFLVHIYMAAIAIHGAIWSMITGYKEEEEVYLLHHYWYQELISKNQIPVSDYEKVYDKLA; from the coding sequence ATGAGATTATTACTTGCTTTTATCACCTGTGCGTTAAGCGTGTTTGCTCTTGATCTACCAGATGGGACAAATCAATATGGTAGTAACGTTTGGGCCGCTGGGCGTATAGAAAACATAAAACCTTATGAAGATGGGCTTGGACCTATTTTTACTTTTATTCAAGGTAATGACTACTTTGCTTATGGTGTTGCAGTTATTATTTTAGCGGTTATAGGTGCGTTTGTTTTGCACTTTTTGATAGTTGGGCCAAAACATTTTAGCCACGATGGCAAAAAGATATATGCTTTTAATATTGTTGAGAGAATTTCTCACGGATTAGCAGCTATTTCGTGGATAGTGCTTGTTCCAACTGGCATTATTATGATGTGGGGTAGTACATTTGGTGGCGGCACATTTGTTAGACTTATGAAAGATATGCACGGAATAGCAACCATAATATTTGTGATTTCTATCACGCCTATGATACTTTTTTGGACGAAAAGAATGCTTCCTGTTGTTTATGACATAAGATGGATGTTTATCGTAGGTGGCTATCTTTCAAAGAAAAAACGTGCTATACCAGCTGGTAAATTTAATGCAGGTCAAAAGGCGTGGTATTGGGTAGCGATACCAGGCGGACTTGTGATGATAGCAACTGGTGCTGCTATGTATTTTCTAGATTTTCAAGCAGTGCCTGTGGCTACTTGGCTTGGAATTTCTCAGATCGAAGTTTTACGCTGGAGTGTTATTATACATAATATTCTTGGTATAGTTTGTGCGGTATTTTTCCTAGTACATATCTATATGGCGGCTATCGCGATACATGGAGCTATATGGTCTATGATAACTGGATATAAAGAGGAAGAGGAAGTCTATCTACTTCATCATTATTGGTATCAAGAGCTAATCTCTAAAAACCAAATTCCAGTATCAGACTATGAAAAAGTTTATGATAAGCTAGCATAA
- a CDS encoding sodium-dependent tyrosine transporter, translating into MFIKLNDRVYLNTDRITRVKIDNVQDGIRVRFYEGVAQVAKSGKFDSFEAAQKWLEKNFIK; encoded by the coding sequence ATGTTTATCAAACTAAACGATAGAGTGTATCTAAACACCGACAGGATTACGAGAGTTAAAATAGACAATGTTCAAGATGGTATACGTGTACGTTTTTATGAGGGTGTAGCTCAGGTTGCAAAAAGTGGTAAATTTGATAGTTTTGAAGCGGCTCAAAAGTGGCTTGAGAAAAATTTCATCAAATAA
- a CDS encoding EAL domain-containing protein — MKQRKVDNTNLQIVAGFYAKNLLAVLAFIGLFLFVFINKNSDIKHSIEKLNYEVQSSIRQSINVIKNDLYIKAKMLNQGIQSDISIINSDSINNIYSSFYILDQDLNVIVKYESKNTHKIENFNMQWLNGLKSRHFIVSDRIYKSGRFEAVFAAYKVNDNRCIVVEINSKFLDNSIGNVLKEDKDEAYLLDKYGNLLNSKFNKNFNLDIFSKFISMGDEFSERNTIFSLFDINIASIDYMRDLGIFVVTSSNQRSKIFFQFILLAFSCSCFLAFIVLWIRDVKFIKNSILDPLENISKFLHDRGKRPKIDMMIRDLRLITVAIDELYKEVDLANLNLEEYKNRFDCIFEQSFLIIIVYDSYTGDIIDVSEAALKFYGYSRDEIMGLNIKDIYKGNFGDVAYKRRESIEGFRPFKLTHTLKNGEEREVSVVSSLITLKDKKLNFNVITDVTQEEKLEKNSEILQRYMPILPSIVMIARKDEPFIIQQKGGNIEQIFGLDKFKSENIDIRTLVSKERVYEFVSKINYAKELFALTNGEKDTLKFDTSFIACDGERRPFGVYVKFVLDDNGIFDRIIYHISDISELKELERRYEKEQIYNKNIIWATQAVEFEWNQNSNIIHIDNKFANMLGYSNINELGTLDFEHFKDLLVDKFSSFNEMFDKIAIKNGVYLGDIKFYMTNKSIVWISLRAKALEFDENGEPTLISGVAINSTQQNENSLYQEMLSRLFSYAKDGVAVVGIDRKIIDANEAFSDMSGYRHDELVGKDILSIKSGLNDIGFDSKILSDIDKKGFWQDRVWNKNKLGENSLEIMNVSPISLTNGCVHCYVIITSNISDVKSNQDYLEHIAYHDPLTRLPNRFLFSHKLENIVVNLKDDESVAIAYLDLDGLKAINDTYGHLAGDAFLIEISSRIDKLFDERDMFARLGGDEFVAILPYKRAGEVYEIVENMLRIASGEVEFDKNKLKISASIGVSMSGRNKISPEDLLEQADWAMYQAKLGGKNRYYVFNQAKDRNFKNQYEDGSKILKALKNDEFFLEYQPTIDIKTGKIVSFEALIRWNSQNGTIIYPENFLNLIKKQFIVDDVAIFTIKRALEAQSVWYQEGTDAKVCVNLSIDQICDDGFFNKFSDLLSSHTDLNANALCIEIIDANAAKDLSFSGKFMQRYKNFGVKFVLDDFASRSSSFEALTHLPIDSIKLDKKLTDGLFKECSSFMMLKAIKELSETFECKASVKNIEDINTLNMLIRFGYDVFQGNLISKPLKLDEILKFTFVGFDGLNLDEELNQSEFERLKECVKLREYALQIISNLKDAGCTELKYELITKLENSDSRYTNITRELIAALKSEQKSEALEFAKYAKSMCDELLNLEQKDVDE, encoded by the coding sequence ATGAAGCAAAGAAAAGTAGATAATACAAATTTGCAGATAGTTGCAGGGTTTTATGCTAAAAATTTATTAGCAGTTCTTGCATTTATAGGGCTTTTTTTGTTTGTTTTCATAAATAAAAATAGCGATATAAAACACAGTATAGAGAAGTTAAATTACGAAGTACAAAGCTCTATTAGACAAAGCATAAATGTTATAAAAAACGATCTTTATATCAAAGCAAAAATGCTTAATCAGGGTATTCAAAGTGATATTTCTATCATAAATAGTGATAGTATAAACAACATTTACTCATCATTTTACATACTCGATCAAGACTTAAATGTCATAGTAAAATATGAATCCAAAAATACCCATAAAATAGAAAATTTTAATATGCAGTGGTTGAATGGATTAAAAAGTAGGCATTTTATTGTATCGGATAGAATTTATAAAAGTGGGCGGTTTGAAGCAGTATTTGCAGCATATAAAGTAAATGATAACAGATGCATTGTTGTTGAGATAAACTCTAAATTTCTAGATAATAGCATAGGCAATGTCTTAAAAGAAGATAAAGATGAGGCTTACTTGCTCGATAAATATGGTAATCTCTTAAATAGTAAATTTAATAAAAATTTTAACCTTGATATCTTTTCTAAGTTTATAAGCATGGGTGATGAATTTAGCGAGAGAAATACGATATTTTCGTTATTTGATATAAATATTGCATCTATTGATTATATGCGAGATCTTGGAATTTTTGTTGTCACTAGTTCGAATCAACGTAGTAAAATATTTTTTCAGTTTATTTTATTGGCTTTTAGTTGTAGCTGTTTTTTGGCGTTTATCGTACTTTGGATACGAGATGTGAAATTTATAAAAAATAGCATACTAGACCCACTCGAGAATATATCAAAATTTCTTCATGATAGAGGAAAACGACCAAAAATAGATATGATGATAAGAGATCTAAGGCTTATAACCGTAGCGATCGATGAACTTTATAAAGAGGTCGATCTTGCAAATTTAAATCTAGAAGAGTACAAAAATCGTTTTGATTGTATTTTTGAGCAAAGTTTTTTGATCATTATCGTTTATGACTCATACACCGGTGATATTATCGATGTAAGCGAAGCTGCACTTAAATTTTACGGATATAGTCGCGATGAGATAATGGGGCTAAATATCAAAGATATATATAAAGGAAATTTTGGTGACGTAGCTTACAAAAGACGCGAAAGCATAGAGGGTTTTAGACCGTTTAAGCTGACACACACGCTAAAAAATGGCGAAGAACGTGAAGTAAGCGTTGTAAGCTCACTTATAACATTAAAGGATAAAAAGCTAAATTTCAATGTTATAACTGATGTCACACAGGAAGAAAAACTAGAAAAAAATAGTGAAATTTTACAAAGATATATGCCGATATTACCAAGTATAGTTATGATAGCACGTAAGGACGAACCGTTTATTATCCAGCAAAAAGGTGGTAATATCGAGCAAATATTTGGATTAGATAAATTTAAAAGTGAAAACATCGATATACGAACACTAGTTAGCAAAGAGAGAGTGTATGAGTTTGTTAGTAAAATAAACTATGCTAAGGAACTATTTGCACTGACAAATGGCGAGAAGGATACGCTTAAGTTTGATACAAGCTTTATTGCTTGTGATGGAGAGAGGCGTCCATTTGGCGTATATGTAAAATTTGTGCTTGATGATAATGGCATATTTGATCGGATTATATACCATATAAGCGACATAAGTGAATTAAAAGAGCTTGAAAGGCGATACGAAAAAGAGCAAATTTATAATAAAAATATCATCTGGGCAACTCAGGCAGTGGAGTTTGAATGGAATCAAAATAGCAATATCATACATATAGACAATAAATTTGCAAATATGCTAGGTTATAGTAATATAAATGAGCTTGGAACGCTTGACTTTGAACATTTTAAAGATCTGCTAGTCGATAAATTTAGTAGTTTTAACGAGATGTTTGACAAAATCGCTATCAAAAATGGTGTATACCTTGGAGATATTAAATTTTATATGACAAACAAAAGTATCGTTTGGATAAGTTTAAGGGCAAAGGCTCTTGAATTTGACGAAAACGGTGAACCGACGCTTATAAGTGGTGTAGCCATAAACTCAACTCAGCAAAATGAAAATTCGCTATATCAAGAGATGCTTTCAAGATTATTTTCATATGCCAAAGATGGCGTAGCTGTTGTAGGAATAGATCGTAAGATAATCGATGCAAATGAAGCTTTTAGTGATATGAGTGGCTATAGGCATGATGAGCTTGTAGGTAAAGATATATTAAGTATAAAATCTGGCTTAAACGATATTGGATTTGATAGTAAAATTTTATCAGATATAGACAAAAAAGGCTTTTGGCAAGATAGAGTTTGGAATAAAAATAAACTTGGAGAAAATAGTCTAGAGATAATGAATGTCTCGCCTATAAGTTTAACAAATGGGTGTGTGCATTGCTATGTTATCATCACATCAAATATAAGCGATGTCAAGTCGAATCAAGACTACTTAGAACATATCGCATATCACGATCCACTGACTCGTCTTCCAAATAGATTTTTATTTTCTCACAAGCTTGAAAATATCGTAGTAAATTTAAAAGATGACGAGTCTGTAGCGATAGCATATCTCGATCTAGACGGCTTAAAAGCGATAAATGATACTTACGGACATTTGGCTGGAGATGCGTTTTTGATAGAAATTTCATCACGTATTGATAAGCTTTTTGATGAACGTGATATGTTTGCACGACTTGGTGGAGATGAGTTTGTAGCGATATTGCCATATAAAAGGGCTGGAGAGGTCTATGAGATCGTTGAAAATATGCTGCGTATTGCAAGCGGTGAAGTGGAATTTGATAAAAATAAGCTAAAGATAAGTGCAAGTATTGGCGTGAGTATGAGTGGACGCAATAAAATAAGTCCAGAAGATCTGTTAGAACAGGCTGATTGGGCGATGTATCAGGCAAAACTTGGTGGTAAAAATAGATATTATGTATTTAATCAAGCTAAGGATAGAAATTTCAAAAATCAATACGAAGATGGCTCAAAAATTTTAAAAGCCCTAAAAAATGATGAGTTTTTCTTGGAGTATCAGCCTACAATTGATATAAAAACAGGCAAAATAGTTAGCTTTGAGGCACTCATTAGATGGAATAGTCAAAATGGCACGATTATCTATCCGGAGAATTTTTTAAATTTGATCAAAAAACAGTTTATAGTTGATGATGTCGCGATATTTACTATCAAAAGGGCGTTGGAAGCCCAAAGCGTTTGGTATCAAGAGGGTACAGACGCAAAAGTGTGTGTAAATCTAAGCATAGATCAGATCTGCGATGATGGGTTTTTTAATAAATTTAGCGATCTTTTATCATCGCATACAGATCTTAACGCAAATGCTCTTTGTATCGAGATAATCGATGCAAATGCGGCCAAAGATCTAAGCTTCTCTGGTAAATTTATGCAAAGATATAAAAATTTTGGCGTTAAGTTTGTCTTAGATGACTTTGCCTCTCGCTCAAGCTCTTTTGAAGCACTTACGCATCTACCGATAGATAGTATAAAACTTGATAAAAAGCTCACTGATGGGCTATTTAAAGAGTGTTCGTCTTTTATGATGTTAAAGGCCATTAAGGAACTATCTGAGACATTTGAGTGTAAAGCAAGTGTGAAAAATATCGAAGATATAAATACGCTTAATATGCTTATTAGATTTGGGTATGACGTATTTCAGGGTAATCTAATATCAAAACCACTTAAGCTTGATGAAATTTTAAAATTTACGTTTGTTGGATTTGACGGGCTAAATTTAGATGAAGAGCTTAATCAAAGTGAGTTTGAAAGACTAAAAGAGTGTGTGAAGCTGCGAGAGTATGCTTTGCAAATTATCTCAAATTTAAAAGATGCAGGTTGCACTGAGTTAAAATATGAGCTTATAACAAAGTTAGAAAACTCGGATAGTCGTTATACAAACATCACACGTGAGCTTATCGCGGCATTAAAATCAGAGCAAAAAAGCGAGGCTTTAGAGTTTGCTAAATATGCAAAATCAATGTGCGATGAGCTATTAAATTTAGAGCAAAAGGACGTTGATGAGTGA
- the yedF gene encoding sulfurtransferase-like selenium metabolism protein YedF: protein MQLDCRNLACPEPVIRTKLTLNTLKDGESLEILLNSLASYENVSKFLTSLNQKFDRYELGSGEYSIKAIKSGVVSADTDVSEYTCEVAPAKRQKVVYLNEERAGSGEVGMGLLSKFLGAFLQVEDKPYAVICVNSAVKITTDRSHVSFRPLKDLEAQGVKILSCGSCLEAYKLVDKLSVGEITNAFEVVDILSKFDEIKL, encoded by the coding sequence ATGCAACTAGACTGTAGAAATTTGGCTTGTCCTGAGCCGGTTATCAGAACAAAACTTACATTAAACACACTAAAAGATGGCGAAAGCTTAGAAATTTTATTAAATTCACTTGCATCTTATGAAAATGTTTCAAAATTTCTTACATCTTTAAACCAAAAATTTGATCGGTATGAGCTTGGTAGTGGCGAATATTCTATAAAAGCCATCAAAAGCGGTGTTGTGAGTGCAGATACTGACGTAAGTGAATATACTTGTGAAGTCGCACCAGCAAAAAGACAAAAAGTAGTTTATCTAAACGAAGAGAGAGCTGGTAGTGGCGAGGTCGGTATGGGGCTACTTTCTAAATTTTTAGGTGCATTTTTACAAGTTGAGGATAAACCATATGCGGTTATATGTGTAAATAGTGCTGTTAAGATAACAACTGATCGCTCGCATGTTAGCTTTAGACCGCTTAAAGATCTTGAAGCACAAGGTGTTAAAATTTTAAGCTGCGGAAGTTGTCTTGAAGCCTATAAGCTAGTTGATAAACTAAGCGTTGGCGAGATAACAAATGCCTTTGAAGTGGTTGATATTTTGAGTAAATTTGATGAGATTAAGCTATGA
- a CDS encoding winged helix-turn-helix domain-containing protein has product MAENSDRIIKRFDEIAQNIEKFKNDKGRLDCGVAFKIADKLNVDIGDIGDIATKLGVKIDACELGQFGKASVGDGSYLTYLNLKSISDDKGRVSCADARAAAKGVGLKKIRSTLRDYKIDVKYCQLGCFKEKKGKKMIVKTKTWIENNEGELLFGKGKTEVLEVIAEVGSISKAAEILGMNYKKCWTHLQILAKNLDEDLVNTKQGGGDAAGTTLNPRAYELIHAYKQLQRDIEEYANKRFKELFLADEQDRITKK; this is encoded by the coding sequence ATGGCTGAAAATAGCGATCGTATCATAAAGCGATTTGATGAGATCGCTCAAAACATAGAGAAATTTAAAAATGATAAAGGGCGACTTGATTGTGGCGTGGCATTTAAGATAGCCGATAAATTAAACGTTGATATAGGCGATATAGGTGATATTGCAACCAAACTTGGTGTAAAGATAGACGCGTGTGAGTTGGGGCAGTTTGGCAAAGCATCTGTAGGTGATGGAAGCTACTTGACATATTTAAATTTAAAAAGTATTAGCGATGATAAAGGGCGAGTTTCATGTGCGGATGCTAGGGCGGCCGCAAAGGGTGTTGGGCTTAAAAAAATTCGCTCAACTTTGCGTGATTATAAGATTGATGTGAAATACTGCCAACTTGGCTGTTTTAAAGAAAAAAAAGGAAAAAAAATGATCGTAAAAACCAAAACTTGGATCGAAAATAATGAAGGCGAGTTGCTATTTGGTAAAGGCAAGACCGAAGTTTTAGAGGTTATCGCTGAGGTTGGATCTATTTCAAAAGCAGCTGAAATTTTAGGGATGAATTATAAAAAATGCTGGACACATCTGCAAATTTTAGCCAAAAATTTAGACGAAGATCTAGTAAATACTAAACAAGGTGGCGGAGATGCAGCTGGGACTACGCTAAATCCACGTGCATACGAGCTTATTCACGCTTATAAACAGCTTCAGCGAGATATCGAAGAGTATGCAAACAAACGTTTTAAAGAGCTATTTTTAGCAGACGAACAAGATAGAATAACTAAAAAATAA
- the fdh3B gene encoding formate dehydrogenase FDH3 subunit beta, with amino-acid sequence MGDMIQNITRLKFYCDDDRCIDCNGCAVACDEAHELPIGVRRRRVITLNEGVEGKEISTSIACMHCEDAPCSLVCPVDCFYIRDDGVVLHDKNICIGCGYCLYACPFGAPQFPRDSVFGVKGSMDKCTMCAGGPEPDNSEVEMEEYGQNRISEGKVPVCAAMCSTKALLVGESDIIEQIYQDRVSARGYGIKNIKESPTWKIAYYTKDRV; translated from the coding sequence ATGGGCGATATGATACAAAATATAACACGATTAAAATTTTATTGTGATGACGATAGATGCATTGATTGCAATGGTTGTGCTGTGGCTTGTGATGAGGCTCACGAGCTTCCTATAGGGGTAAGACGTAGAAGAGTTATAACGCTAAACGAAGGCGTAGAGGGTAAAGAAATTTCAACATCTATCGCTTGTATGCACTGTGAGGATGCTCCTTGTTCGCTTGTATGCCCTGTAGATTGTTTTTACATCAGAGATGATGGTGTTGTACTTCATGACAAAAATATCTGCATAGGTTGTGGATACTGCCTATACGCTTGTCCGTTTGGTGCCCCTCAGTTTCCAAGAGATAGTGTATTTGGTGTTAAAGGCTCGATGGATAAATGCACAATGTGTGCTGGTGGCCCAGAGCCTGATAACTCAGAAGTTGAAATGGAAGAGTATGGGCAAAATAGAATTTCAGAGGGCAAAGTGCCTGTTTGTGCGGCAATGTGTTCGACTAAAGCTTTGCTTGTGGGAGAATCTGATATAATTGAGCAGATTTATCAAGATAGGGTCAGTGCAAGAGGATATGGTATTAAAAATATCAAGGAATCTCCTACTTGGAAAATCGCGTATTACACAAAGGATAGAGTATGA
- a CDS encoding ATP phosphoribosyltransferase regulatory subunit, producing MSENLNVYEHEIPVGSRLYFGKSAKVKRYIEQKASEILENDGFSEMVTPFLSYHQHLSVNATQLLRFSDSANHQISLRADSTVDVVRIALRRLKNGEYKKWFYIQPVFRYPSLEVYQIGAELIGDSDVAKSVKLVANLLNELELDVCLQLSNIEIPHVICKILNLPIEIFEKGQIEQILNQNVDWLNKLALLSSLDDLDSVSKVVPDELKAPIERLKSLAVVAGYKNLRVVPLYYSKMKYYDKLFFRFLDTNAILAGGGSYEVDGIASSGFAVYTDALIEKLIDKDMK from the coding sequence ATGAGTGAAAATTTAAATGTCTATGAGCATGAGATACCAGTTGGAAGTCGGCTTTACTTTGGTAAAAGTGCAAAAGTCAAGCGATATATAGAGCAAAAGGCGAGCGAGATACTAGAAAATGATGGATTTAGCGAAATGGTGACGCCTTTTCTTAGTTATCATCAGCACCTTAGCGTCAACGCTACGCAGCTTTTGCGTTTTAGTGATAGTGCGAATCACCAAATTTCACTACGTGCCGATAGTACTGTAGATGTTGTGCGTATAGCACTTAGACGACTTAAAAATGGCGAATATAAAAAATGGTTTTATATACAACCTGTCTTTCGTTATCCTAGTCTTGAAGTTTATCAAATCGGTGCAGAACTTATAGGCGATAGCGATGTAGCAAAGAGCGTAAAATTAGTAGCAAATTTATTAAATGAGCTTGAGCTGGATGTGTGTTTGCAGCTTAGTAATATCGAGATCCCGCACGTCATTTGTAAGATTTTAAATTTACCGATTGAGATCTTTGAAAAGGGGCAGATCGAGCAAATTTTAAATCAAAATGTGGATTGGCTCAATAAACTTGCTCTTTTAAGTTCACTTGATGATCTTGATAGTGTCAGCAAGGTCGTGCCAGATGAGCTAAAAGCACCGATTGAGCGACTAAAAAGCTTAGCTGTAGTAGCAGGATATAAAAATTTAAGAGTTGTGCCACTATACTATTCAAAAATGAAATATTACGATAAGCTATTTTTTAGATTTTTAGATACAAACGCGATATTAGCAGGTGGCGGTAGCTATGAAGTAGATGGTATTGCAAGTAGTGGCTTTGCTGTATATACAGATGCATTGATAGAGAAATTAATAGATAAGGATATGAAATGA
- the selD gene encoding selenide, water dikinase SelD, producing the protein MNYNDKRLTKFVRAAGUAAKIDPSGLDKSISALNLGHPNLLTGTTNNEDASVFKINDDLALVQTLDFITPVVDDPYLYGQIAAANSLSDVFAMGGRVINALNIVGFDSCNVESESLAEIMQGGVSKVCECGGTVVGGHSITTPEMYYGLSVTGLVRPDEFWANNTAQVGDVLLLTKPLGMGALSTAIKADMLSLERIKEAVFYMSQLNFYAVGAMNGIKVSAATDITGFGFLGHLSEMGRADISFEIFTHEVPILASAREMASMGLLPGGSYKNRKFASKFIQSGEADMLLFDAQTSGGLLIAVSQKDAENAKNRLIQAGYEQTRIVGVVNERKNGQNLIKLV; encoded by the coding sequence ATGAATTATAACGATAAACGTCTGACAAAATTTGTCCGTGCTGCTGGTTGAGCTGCCAAGATAGACCCGTCGGGTCTAGACAAGAGTATAAGTGCGTTAAATTTAGGACATCCAAATTTGCTAACTGGCACTACAAACAACGAAGATGCAAGTGTTTTTAAGATAAACGATGATCTTGCACTAGTGCAGACACTTGATTTTATCACTCCAGTTGTTGATGATCCGTATCTTTACGGACAGATCGCTGCAGCAAATTCGCTAAGCGATGTGTTTGCTATGGGTGGACGCGTAATAAATGCCCTAAACATCGTAGGATTTGATAGTTGTAATGTCGAGTCTGAAAGTTTAGCTGAGATAATGCAAGGCGGTGTGTCAAAGGTATGCGAATGTGGCGGGACGGTTGTTGGTGGACACTCGATCACTACTCCTGAGATGTATTATGGGCTTAGCGTTACCGGATTAGTGCGTCCAGATGAATTTTGGGCGAACAATACCGCACAAGTAGGTGATGTGCTTTTGCTTACAAAACCGCTTGGAATGGGGGCTTTAAGTACTGCGATAAAAGCAGATATGCTTAGTTTAGAGCGTATTAAAGAGGCAGTATTTTATATGTCACAACTAAATTTTTATGCTGTTGGTGCAATGAACGGTATAAAGGTCAGTGCAGCGACTGATATTACTGGATTTGGCTTTTTAGGGCATCTTAGTGAAATGGGACGAGCAGACATAAGTTTTGAAATTTTTACGCATGAGGTGCCTATTTTAGCCAGTGCAAGAGAGATGGCTAGTATGGGGCTTTTGCCAGGAGGAAGCTATAAAAATCGTAAGTTTGCGTCTAAATTTATCCAAAGTGGGGAAGCTGATATGCTGCTTTTTGACGCACAAACTAGCGGGGGACTGCTTATAGCTGTATCGCAAAAAGACGCAGAGAATGCCAAAAATAGATTGATACAAGCTGGATATGAGCAAACGCGTATTGTTGGCGTAGTAAATGAACGCAAAAATGGACAAAATCTTATAAAATTAGTATAA